In one Halosimplex halophilum genomic region, the following are encoded:
- a CDS encoding helix-turn-helix domain-containing protein — protein MAPTADQPTELEFRVTSAEYPFVSGSERGSCRWVLRELLPRSDGEYLEFFEVRDASPATVERIAETEPVEERLVDRYTDNGVVVCHVEEPRECVATTLADEAAFLRDLWAEDGDGRVVAEVLPSRDAGTVVDALLEQHPAVELVAKRDRPQDGPLFLRHKVQDVLARELTDRQLEVLVTAYRVGYFERPRETTGAEVAAELDISPSTFSQHLRAAQRKLLGALFEECGPATGHRIDVE, from the coding sequence ATGGCGCCGACAGCCGACCAGCCGACCGAGCTCGAGTTCCGGGTGACCAGCGCCGAGTACCCGTTCGTCAGCGGGTCGGAGCGCGGTTCCTGTCGGTGGGTCCTCCGGGAGCTGTTGCCCCGCTCGGACGGCGAGTACCTGGAGTTTTTCGAGGTGCGCGACGCCTCGCCCGCGACCGTCGAGCGGATCGCCGAGACCGAGCCCGTCGAGGAGCGGCTGGTCGACCGCTACACCGACAACGGGGTCGTGGTCTGTCACGTCGAGGAACCCCGCGAGTGCGTCGCGACGACGCTGGCCGACGAGGCGGCGTTCCTCCGCGACCTCTGGGCCGAGGACGGGGACGGCCGCGTCGTCGCCGAGGTCCTCCCTTCGCGCGACGCCGGAACCGTCGTCGACGCCCTGCTGGAGCAACACCCGGCGGTCGAACTGGTCGCCAAGCGCGACCGTCCACAGGACGGACCGCTCTTTCTCCGGCACAAGGTCCAGGACGTGCTCGCCAGAGAGCTCACCGACCGCCAGCTGGAGGTGCTGGTGACCGCCTACCGGGTCGGCTACTTCGAGCGGCCCCGCGAGACGACCGGCGCCGAGGTCGCCGCGGAGCTGGACATCTCGCCGTCGACGTTCTCCCAGCACCTCCGGGCCGCCCAGCGCAAGCTCCTCGGCGCCCTCTTCGAGGAGTGCGGTCCGGCCACCGGCCACCGGATCGACGTGGAGTAG
- a CDS encoding 4-phosphopantoate--beta-alanine ligase, protein MTDADIEIPESHPRYESLLTRHRIEAGVDAGITSRQGLIAQGRGEAFDYLLGERTLPSADAAERAAAAHLLLADHPVLSVNGNVAALVPGEIVDLAEATGADIEVNLFNRTDERMERIADHLREHGASEVKGLAADGTIPGLDHERAKVDADGIGDADVVLVPLEDGDRAEALGELGKVEVVIDLNPMSRSARAADVPIVDNVIRAVPGITDHARDLSDADRETLESIVAEFDATEALAAAERAIREGGDGDGQGNGEGECDGDVDGEA, encoded by the coding sequence ATGACCGACGCCGACATCGAGATCCCCGAGAGCCACCCCCGCTACGAGTCGCTGCTCACCCGCCACCGCATCGAGGCGGGCGTCGACGCCGGGATCACCTCCCGCCAGGGACTCATCGCGCAGGGCCGCGGCGAGGCGTTCGACTACCTGCTCGGCGAACGGACGCTCCCTTCTGCCGACGCCGCCGAGCGGGCGGCGGCCGCCCACCTCCTGCTGGCCGACCACCCCGTCCTCTCGGTCAACGGCAACGTCGCCGCGCTGGTCCCGGGCGAGATCGTCGACCTCGCCGAGGCGACGGGCGCCGACATCGAGGTGAACCTGTTCAACCGGACCGACGAGCGCATGGAGCGGATCGCCGACCACCTCCGCGAGCACGGCGCGAGCGAGGTGAAGGGGCTGGCCGCCGACGGGACGATCCCGGGCCTGGACCACGAGCGGGCGAAGGTCGACGCCGACGGCATCGGCGACGCCGACGTGGTGCTGGTCCCGCTGGAGGACGGCGACCGCGCCGAGGCGCTGGGCGAACTCGGCAAGGTCGAGGTCGTGATCGACCTCAACCCGATGTCGCGCTCGGCTCGGGCCGCCGACGTGCCGATCGTCGACAACGTGATCCGCGCGGTCCCGGGGATCACCGACCACGCCCGCGATCTGTCCGACGCCGACCGCGAGACCCTCGAATCTATCGTCGCCGAGTTCGACGCAACCGAGGCGCTGGCGGCCGCCGAGCGGGCGATCAGAGAGGGCGGCGACGGGGACGGCCAGGGTAACGGCGAAGGGGAGTGCGACGGAGACGTGGACGGCGAGGCCTGA
- the hutH gene encoding histidine ammonia-lyase yields the protein MTEVVLDGESLTPAEVAAVARDGVPVSVTDDAREAVRTARERVDDVVESDEAVYGVNTGFGELVDERIPREEVAQLQTNLLRSHSAGSGEELPTEAVRAMLVARVNALVKGYSGVREVVVDHLAALLNEGVHPVVPRTGSLGASGDLAPLAHATVVLLGEGEAEIEGERLDGEAALARAGLEPLTLRAKEGLALINGTQLTVGIGALLVVDTERLVRAADTAGALTTEVTMSSPVPSHPAIQAVRPHDGQAASAANLRRLTADSGIVDSHRNCDRVQDAYSTRCLPQVHGAVRDAVAHLREAVETELNSATDNPLVFRRDSIADRTDDGATAATDRASGTDRAAVLSGGNFHGAPLAHRLDYLAAALTDLAAISERRVDRMLNPNTQEPHLPPFLTTDPGLRSGYMIAQYTAAALVNECRSTGRPSTDNTPVSGNQEDHVSMSAAAAWGARETADRVARVLGVELLCGAQAAEFVDDDLAPGRGSGAAYEAVRERVPPLEGDRPLADEMAAVADLVTSGALEERVNAALDEPLD from the coding sequence ATGACCGAAGTCGTCCTCGACGGCGAGTCGCTGACGCCCGCGGAGGTCGCGGCGGTCGCCCGCGACGGCGTCCCGGTGTCGGTCACCGACGACGCGCGGGAGGCGGTCCGAACCGCCCGCGAGCGCGTCGACGATGTCGTCGAGAGCGACGAGGCCGTCTACGGCGTCAACACGGGCTTCGGCGAACTCGTCGACGAACGGATCCCCCGCGAGGAGGTCGCGCAGCTACAGACCAACCTTCTGCGGAGCCACAGCGCCGGCAGCGGCGAGGAACTGCCCACCGAGGCGGTCCGCGCGATGCTGGTCGCCCGGGTCAACGCGCTCGTCAAGGGGTACTCCGGCGTCCGCGAGGTCGTCGTCGACCACCTCGCGGCGCTGCTGAACGAGGGCGTCCACCCCGTCGTCCCGCGGACGGGGAGCCTCGGCGCGAGCGGCGACCTCGCGCCGCTGGCCCACGCGACCGTCGTCCTCCTCGGCGAGGGCGAAGCCGAGATCGAGGGCGAACGCCTCGACGGCGAGGCGGCGCTCGCCCGCGCGGGGCTGGAGCCGCTGACGCTCCGCGCGAAGGAGGGGCTGGCGCTCATCAACGGCACGCAGTTGACGGTCGGGATCGGCGCGCTGCTCGTGGTCGACACGGAGCGACTGGTCCGGGCGGCCGACACCGCCGGCGCGCTCACGACCGAGGTCACGATGAGTTCGCCGGTGCCGAGCCACCCGGCGATCCAGGCGGTTCGCCCCCACGACGGCCAGGCCGCGAGCGCGGCGAACCTCCGGCGGCTGACCGCCGACTCGGGGATCGTCGACTCCCACCGCAACTGCGACCGCGTCCAGGACGCCTACTCGACGCGCTGTCTCCCGCAGGTCCACGGCGCCGTGCGCGACGCCGTCGCCCACCTCCGGGAGGCGGTCGAGACGGAACTCAACAGCGCCACCGACAACCCGCTCGTCTTCCGCCGGGACTCGATCGCCGACCGGACCGACGACGGGGCCACGGCGGCGACCGACCGCGCCAGCGGTACCGACCGCGCCGCGGTCCTCTCCGGCGGCAACTTCCACGGCGCGCCGCTCGCCCACCGCCTGGACTACCTCGCCGCCGCCCTGACGGACCTGGCCGCCATCAGCGAGCGCCGCGTCGACCGGATGCTCAACCCCAACACCCAGGAACCGCACCTCCCGCCGTTCCTGACCACGGATCCGGGCCTGCGCTCGGGCTACATGATCGCCCAGTACACCGCCGCCGCGCTCGTCAACGAGTGCCGGAGTACGGGTCGGCCGTCGACGGACAACACCCCCGTCAGCGGCAACCAGGAGGACCACGTCAGCATGAGCGCGGCCGCCGCGTGGGGCGCCCGCGAGACGGCCGACCGCGTCGCCCGCGTCCTCGGGGTCGAACTCCTGTGCGGTGCTCAGGCCGCCGAGTTCGTCGACGACGACCTCGCCCCCGGTCGCGGTAGCGGCGCGGCCTACGAGGCCGTCCGGGAGCGCGTCCCGCCGCTGGAGGGCGACCGCCCGCTCGCCGACGAGATGGCCGCCGTCGCCGACCTCGTGACCTCGGGCGCCCTCGAAGAACGGGTGAACGCGGCGCTGGACGAGCCGCTGGACTGA